A stretch of DNA from Thermodesulfobacteriota bacterium:
TAAACCCACATTTGTGACTCAATTAAACCAGGCAGATTTGCTTGTATTTAATGGACTCGAGCTAGAGGTGGGATGGCTCCCTATATTGATTACCGGAGCTAGAAACTCAAATATCACGAGAAGCAATACAGTAGGGCACTACGATGCTTCAACTTCAATCCAAAACAAACTTGAAGTTCCTACTACACCCATTGACAGATCAATGGGAGATATACATCCTGGAGGAAATCCTCACTTCATGCTAGACCCGAGAAATGGAATAGTTGTTGCAAGAGGCATAGCTGCCAGGCTAATAAGACTAGACCCTGAAAATGCAGAGTATTATGAGCAGAATTACAACAACTTTAAAGACACGCTCACTTTAAAAATAAGTGAGTGGGATGCTCAGCTCTCAGCATATAAAGGCACTAAAGTAGTTACATACCATAAGAACTGGACTTACTTTTTGGATTGGGCCGGATTTATACAGGCTGGAACAATCGAGCCTCTACCAGGCGTTCCCCCAACCCCTTCGCATGTAGCGAATATAATTACGACAATAGAAGCGCAGAATATTCCTCTAATTATCTCTGCCAACTATTATCCACAGAAGACTCCTCAAATTATTGCTCAGCAAACTGGGGCGACTTCATTAATATTGCCTTCAATGGTAGGCGGAGAAGAGGGAATTACAACATATGCCGGGCTTTTTGATGTACTTGTAACTGAAATTACATCAGCGCTCAGTTCTAGTGCAGCAAACTAATGATATGGAAACACTGGTTAAGCTAGAAAATGTAGTTATTGGTCATGAGAAACACAGACTATTGGATGCAGTTAATCTTGAGATTAAATCTAATCAGTTCTGGGGAGTTCTTGGTCCAAACGGAAGCGGCAAAACAACACTTCTTAAAACTATATTAGATCTTCTAGCCCCTGTTTCCGGAGATGTGGCTATAAACGATGAGATAGTTTTTGGTTACGTACCTCAGAGCGAGAAATTTGATCCCATCTTTCCTATCTCTGTATTTGAGATAGTCTCGATGGGCAGATATAGCAGGCTCGGACCAGGAAGAAAACTATCCGACGATGATATTAAAATTATTGAAAGATCAATGAAAAGTGCGGGAATAGAGCATCTAAAAACCCGCACTTTCAGATCTCTTTCCGGTGGAGAAAAGCAGCGCTCACTTCTTGCACGCGCGATAGCGGGTGAGCCAGATTTACTTGTGTTAGATGAGCCAACCGCATCGGTTGATATAAAAGGCGAAACAGAGATTATGCAGCTTGTCAGAACTATCCAAAGTGAAAGAAAACTCTCAGTTCTCATGGTCAGCCACTTTCTGAACATAGTTTCAGAGTACTCAGATCATCTAATCTTGATTGATAAAGACAGTAATATCTTCCAAGCAGGTGACAAAAAAGAGATATTGGAAAAAGAAGATCTAGATAAATTCTTCGGGCTTAGCTTAAATCTAAATTAATCAAACAAACATATGGAGATATTAAAGCAATTTATTGATAGCTTCTTTTTATGGCGAGACCCT
This window harbors:
- a CDS encoding metal ABC transporter substrate-binding protein, giving the protein MKKLQSKNHFILAAVFAFMTICLVAQSAVAQVQIVTSVTDLAAIASEIGGDKVEVISLAKGYQDPHFVDAKPTFVTQLNQADLLVFNGLELEVGWLPILITGARNSNITRSNTVGHYDASTSIQNKLEVPTTPIDRSMGDIHPGGNPHFMLDPRNGIVVARGIAARLIRLDPENAEYYEQNYNNFKDTLTLKISEWDAQLSAYKGTKVVTYHKNWTYFLDWAGFIQAGTIEPLPGVPPTPSHVANIITTIEAQNIPLIISANYYPQKTPQIIAQQTGATSLILPSMVGGEEGITTYAGLFDVLVTEITSALSSSAAN
- a CDS encoding metal ABC transporter ATP-binding protein, which codes for METLVKLENVVIGHEKHRLLDAVNLEIKSNQFWGVLGPNGSGKTTLLKTILDLLAPVSGDVAINDEIVFGYVPQSEKFDPIFPISVFEIVSMGRYSRLGPGRKLSDDDIKIIERSMKSAGIEHLKTRTFRSLSGGEKQRSLLARAIAGEPDLLVLDEPTASVDIKGETEIMQLVRTIQSERKLSVLMVSHFLNIVSEYSDHLILIDKDSNIFQAGDKKEILEKEDLDKFFGLSLNLN